One genomic segment of Brevibacillus laterosporus LMG 15441 includes these proteins:
- a CDS encoding nitroreductase family protein, with translation MNTATFETLVEVMKARHSVRKYETGVEIPRSELDEILELAASAPSSWNLQHWRFLVVTNQEKKERLLPLAYNQQQVVDASAVIIVLGDVKANLAVRDIYGKALEEGLINQQVFDIMVNQVEGAYASNSEIGMKEAILNASLASMQLMLAAKAKGYDTCPMGGIDRDGIVKECNIPDRYYPVMMLTLGKASTPAHATGRLPLSDLVINESF, from the coding sequence ATGAATACTGCTACATTCGAAACACTTGTTGAGGTTATGAAAGCACGTCATAGTGTACGCAAATACGAGACTGGAGTAGAAATTCCTCGTTCCGAGCTTGATGAAATTTTGGAACTAGCTGCATCTGCTCCTTCCTCTTGGAACCTGCAACATTGGCGTTTCCTAGTAGTTACAAATCAAGAGAAAAAAGAGAGGCTGCTCCCACTTGCTTACAATCAGCAGCAAGTCGTAGATGCATCTGCGGTAATTATCGTTCTAGGTGATGTTAAAGCAAATCTAGCTGTACGCGATATCTACGGAAAAGCTTTAGAAGAAGGTCTAATTAACCAGCAAGTGTTTGATATCATGGTAAATCAAGTAGAAGGTGCTTATGCAAGCAATTCTGAAATTGGCATGAAGGAAGCTATTTTGAATGCCTCTCTTGCTTCCATGCAATTAATGCTTGCAGCAAAAGCAAAAGGCTATGATACGTGCCCAATGGGTGGAATTGACCGTGATGGTATTGTGAAGGAATGCAATATTCCGGATCGTTATTACCCGGTCATGATGCTAACATTGGGAAAAGCAAGTACTCCTGCACATGCTACTGGTCGCTTACCTCTTAGTGATCTCGTCATCAATGAGAGCTTTTAA
- a CDS encoding aspartyl-phosphate phosphatase Spo0E family protein, with protein MEPKQLKIRTNVPEPLEDEIELQNVINQLKNELVQLVSEKGSFLDHSVIHLSQTLDTYILQMQKRKIHSTSFFSPSLLWQYA; from the coding sequence ATGGAACCAAAACAGCTAAAAATACGGACAAATGTCCCTGAGCCCTTAGAGGATGAAATCGAGCTACAAAACGTAATTAATCAATTAAAAAATGAGTTGGTTCAATTAGTATCAGAAAAGGGTAGCTTTTTAGATCACTCGGTTATTCACCTGAGTCAAACTTTGGATACCTACATCTTGCAGATGCAAAAAAGAAAAATTCACTCAACCTCATTTTTCTCACCCAGCCTTCTTTGGCAATACGCCTAA
- a CDS encoding class I adenylate-forming enzyme family protein, translating to MIYQHLKQRNDNNPHAIAIIKETEEIPNQAVVREVDHLIRNFQKFGLNKETPLAIVLQKSEVIWAAIIAASHLEISVMLVDPHLKEEEMQKIMTMYQTDYVLREINSKSIDSLGDNEWYELSCFEHVFLIGNIGEHAACWNEYLKPEVNQSHLVFLTSGSTKIPSAVVKKMESFMLDGKRIGEALGIVPEDRILCAAPTYHIYGTICGCFVPFLCGASVSFTGAYVLPSSLEKKIDKQACNILMAVPAHYKMLVEHVQKPLDRIRIALSATSPLQDDLMLTCKEKLNLSIQNIYGSSEAGVVSIQRNPQSIGEATNVGVPVDGVDVMLDETSPFEFDGKTVYEVLIKSDSLAKGYLRKDEVDDSGYVVEDGWWRTGDLAYLSKENELHLVGRLNITINVNGKKVNPYEIEEVLSQHPAIEDSVVVGEHDPIRGEMAVAYVVVKNHIAEAELLEYCRAKLSDFKVPRRIEFRDDLPKTAAGKVRRKEVR from the coding sequence ATGATTTATCAACATTTGAAGCAACGAAACGACAATAACCCTCATGCAATAGCCATTATCAAAGAGACAGAAGAGATACCTAATCAGGCTGTGGTAAGGGAAGTAGATCATCTGATTCGAAATTTTCAAAAATTTGGCTTGAATAAAGAGACGCCTCTAGCCATTGTTCTCCAAAAAAGTGAAGTTATCTGGGCAGCGATCATAGCCGCTAGTCATCTGGAAATTTCGGTCATGTTAGTTGATCCTCATTTAAAAGAAGAGGAAATGCAGAAGATCATGACAATGTATCAAACAGATTATGTACTGCGTGAAATAAATAGTAAGTCAATAGATTCACTTGGAGACAATGAATGGTACGAGCTTTCCTGTTTTGAGCATGTTTTTTTAATTGGGAATATAGGCGAGCATGCAGCGTGTTGGAACGAATACTTAAAGCCAGAGGTAAATCAGAGCCATCTGGTGTTTCTAACGTCCGGATCAACCAAGATACCGTCAGCAGTGGTTAAAAAAATGGAAAGCTTTATGCTTGATGGAAAACGAATAGGTGAGGCTCTTGGAATTGTCCCTGAAGATCGTATCTTATGTGCAGCACCCACCTATCATATTTATGGCACAATTTGTGGATGCTTTGTTCCTTTCTTATGTGGAGCATCGGTATCGTTTACTGGTGCGTATGTTTTACCATCTAGCTTGGAAAAGAAAATAGACAAGCAGGCATGTAATATACTAATGGCTGTACCTGCCCATTATAAAATGCTGGTGGAGCATGTTCAGAAGCCGCTGGATCGGATTAGGATTGCTTTATCAGCAACTTCTCCATTGCAAGATGACCTGATGTTGACCTGTAAGGAAAAATTGAACCTATCAATCCAAAACATATATGGGTCTTCAGAAGCAGGGGTTGTTTCCATTCAACGCAATCCTCAATCTATCGGCGAAGCTACTAACGTAGGCGTTCCTGTTGATGGCGTAGATGTAATGCTTGATGAGACGAGTCCATTTGAATTTGATGGAAAGACGGTTTATGAAGTACTTATCAAAAGCGATTCGCTTGCTAAGGGATACTTGCGTAAGGATGAGGTGGATGATAGTGGTTATGTAGTAGAGGATGGATGGTGGAGAACTGGGGATTTGGCCTATTTAAGTAAAGAGAATGAGCTTCATCTGGTTGGACGTCTGAATATTACAATAAATGTGAATGGTAAAAAAGTGAATCCGTATGAAATTGAGGAGGTACTAAGTCAGCATCCAGCAATAGAAGATTCAGTAGTGGTTGGCGAACATGACCCTATCCGTGGGGAAATGGCGGTAGCCTATGTAGTAGTTAAAAATCACATTGCGGAAGCAGAGTTACTAGAATATTGTCGTGCAAAACTATCTGATTTCAAAGTACCAAGACGAATTGAATTTCGAGATGATTTACCTAAAACGGCGGCAGGCAAGGTACGTCGAAAAGAAGTGAGATAG
- a CDS encoding acyl carrier protein gives MGTTNSTDYGLVIKNDLAEIIKSHYGQEVDPASISNDLDIIKQYNLDSIVIMELLVTIEKRFDIQIEDDELSSELVRTIHTVVTYIQSKKR, from the coding sequence GTGGGAACTACAAATTCAACAGACTACGGTCTAGTCATTAAAAATGATCTGGCGGAGATTATAAAATCACATTATGGTCAGGAAGTTGATCCCGCTAGTATTTCAAACGACCTAGATATTATCAAACAATATAATTTAGATTCCATTGTTATTATGGAATTGCTAGTAACGATCGAAAAGCGATTTGATATTCAAATAGAAGATGATGAGCTTAGTTCAGAATTAGTACGGACAATTCATACGGTAGTGACTTATATTCAGTCGAAAAAAAGATAA
- the asnB gene encoding asparagine synthase (glutamine-hydrolyzing): MCGITGWIDWEHNLLHQKHILQQMSDSIRHRGPDAEGCWITEHAALAHRRLIVIDPEGGVQPFIYHESEPLYAMTYNGEIYNYLELRRELIERGHRFKTNSDTEVLLHAYMEWSEDCVKHLNGIFAFAIWDQVKQSLFLARDHLGVKPLFYYQQGSSILFGSEIKAILAHPEVKREVDVQGLAELIALGGIRTPGNGIFSNIFEVKPAHSITFTKERTRETRYWQLQSKLHTETATETADHIRYLLEDTVKRQLIADVPVVSMLSGGLDSSGLVSIAGRQFFDKGQQLSTYSVDFVGSDQDFVADKARPSLDAPYAKMLSEYVGTKHHFITLTSEELLENLLIPMRMRDLPGYGDMETSLHLLCKEMKKDATVAISGESADEIFSGYPWFHQEEYLDSRMYPWLLNTWDKFASLLQQDVIEGIQPNHYATMRYAEATKEVPLLENETITQMHQRRMSYLFITRFLVGLLERKDRASMYAGFEVRVPFCDYRLVEYAFNIPFELKTVGNIEKGILRQAFLGSIPEEVRLRRKSAYPSTQDPVYFTGVQSIFQEIMSNPNAPLHDLLDKKKVMHVVGGNSSLLQGKMHSSQGLLLKLMEYFIQVNMWLSEYKIVLQSANRNLHGSM; the protein is encoded by the coding sequence ATGTGCGGGATAACAGGCTGGATCGATTGGGAACATAACTTGTTGCATCAAAAGCATATTTTACAGCAGATGTCTGATTCTATTCGTCATCGGGGACCAGATGCTGAAGGATGTTGGATCACGGAACACGCAGCATTAGCACATCGGCGTTTAATAGTGATTGACCCTGAGGGCGGGGTTCAACCCTTTATCTATCACGAGTCTGAGCCTTTATATGCTATGACTTATAATGGGGAGATTTATAATTATCTAGAACTACGTCGTGAATTAATTGAACGAGGACATCGATTTAAAACCAATTCTGACACGGAAGTATTACTACATGCTTACATGGAATGGTCAGAAGATTGTGTCAAACATTTGAATGGTATTTTTGCCTTTGCGATTTGGGATCAGGTGAAGCAGAGTCTGTTTTTAGCACGAGATCATTTAGGCGTTAAGCCCTTATTTTATTATCAACAAGGAAGCTCCATTTTATTTGGATCTGAAATAAAGGCAATTCTGGCTCACCCAGAAGTGAAACGCGAAGTTGATGTTCAAGGATTAGCTGAATTAATTGCTCTTGGTGGCATACGTACGCCTGGCAATGGGATTTTTTCAAATATTTTCGAAGTAAAGCCTGCTCATTCCATAACTTTTACAAAGGAAAGAACAAGAGAGACCCGATATTGGCAGCTCCAGAGTAAGTTGCATACTGAAACGGCAACAGAAACTGCTGATCATATCAGATATTTGCTAGAAGATACAGTTAAGCGCCAATTAATTGCTGATGTTCCGGTTGTATCCATGCTTTCAGGTGGATTGGATTCAAGCGGCTTAGTTTCGATTGCGGGACGTCAATTTTTTGATAAAGGTCAGCAGTTATCTACATACTCAGTTGACTTTGTAGGAAGTGATCAGGATTTTGTAGCGGATAAAGCTCGTCCTAGTTTAGATGCACCGTATGCAAAAATGCTGTCTGAGTACGTGGGAACGAAGCACCATTTTATAACGCTTACCTCTGAAGAATTGCTCGAAAATTTACTTATCCCCATGCGTATGCGTGATTTACCCGGCTATGGCGATATGGAAACATCCTTACACTTATTATGTAAGGAGATGAAGAAGGATGCTACGGTAGCTATTTCAGGTGAGTCGGCAGACGAAATATTTAGCGGGTATCCATGGTTCCACCAAGAAGAATATTTGGACTCTCGTATGTATCCATGGCTGTTAAACACATGGGATAAATTTGCCTCTTTATTACAGCAGGATGTGATAGAGGGCATTCAACCAAATCATTATGCAACGATGAGATACGCTGAAGCGACGAAGGAAGTACCACTGCTTGAAAATGAAACAATAACACAGATGCATCAACGCAGAATGTCATACTTATTCATCACTCGATTTTTAGTCGGTTTATTGGAGCGCAAGGATCGGGCAAGTATGTATGCGGGCTTTGAGGTACGTGTTCCTTTTTGTGATTACCGTTTAGTGGAGTATGCATTTAATATTCCATTTGAGCTGAAGACCGTGGGGAACATCGAGAAAGGTATACTTCGTCAAGCCTTCCTAGGTTCGATACCAGAAGAAGTACGACTTCGTAGAAAGAGCGCTTATCCATCTACCCAAGACCCAGTCTATTTCACAGGTGTTCAGTCTATCTTTCAAGAGATCATGTCAAATCCGAATGCACCTCTTCATGATTTATTGGATAAAAAGAAAGTGATGCATGTAGTAGGTGGGAACTCCTCGCTCTTGCAGGGAAAAATGCACTCTAGTCAAGGATTGTTACTCAAGCTAATGGAGTACTTTATTCAAGTAAATATGTGGCTAAGCGAATATAAAATTGTGCTACAATCCGCTAACCGTAATCTACACGGCTCAATGTAA